Proteins from one Agelaius phoeniceus isolate bAgePho1 chromosome 10, bAgePho1.hap1, whole genome shotgun sequence genomic window:
- the LOC129124237 gene encoding thiamine transporter 2-like, with amino-acid sequence MDCWKGAVSHSWIYPTVIICANGFFTTMRPSESFLTPYLTGPDKNLTAEEVTNQIFPVWTYSYLALLFPVFLLTDYVRYKPIVLLQGISLIVTWLLLLFAHGVVAMQLVEFFYGMVTATEVAYYAYIYSVVSSQHYQRVTSYCRSVTLVAATVAAVLGQLLVSLAGVSYFHLNAISLASVSLAFVCALFLPMPQRSMFFHRKDAPEPVPGPGKELPVATAPRPQSCQEERSPDAAARALSPQRQAGSAGPHRHLLSVLLQLGRDLRHCYGSRKLLCWSLWWALATAGFNQVVNYVQVLWDFRAPSHSSAVYNGAVEAIATFLGSATSMAVGYVKINWDVSGELALGIFSALDSGSLLLMHFTDNIWACYAGYLAFKACYMLLITIATFQIAVNLSMERYALMFGFNNFVALVIQTILTVVVVDSCGLGLDISTQFLIYGSYFTVITAIFLIRSMYTIISIKCRNTSVAAESTAP; translated from the exons ATGGATTGCTGGAAGGGAGCCGTAAGCCACAGCTGGATTTATCCCACGGTGATCATCTGTGCAAATGGATTTTTCACCACAATGAGGCCATCAGAATCTTTTCTCACCCCCTATCTAACAGGACCAGACAAAAACCTAACGGCTGAAGAG GTTACCAACCAGATTTTTCCAGTCTGGACATACTCCTACCTGGCTCTCCTTTTCCCAGTGTTCCTGCTCACAGACTACGTGCGCTACAAGCCCATTGTCCTCCTGCAGGGCATCAGCCTCATCGTCacgtggctcctgctgctctttgcacATGGAGTGGTGGCCATGCAGCTGGTGGAATTCTTCTATGGCATGGTCACAGCCACCGAGGTGGCCTATTATGCCTACATCTACAGCGTGGTCAGCAGCCAACACTACCAGAGGGTCACCAGCTACTGCAGGAGCGTCACTCTGGTGGCAGCCACCGTGGCCGCCGTGCTGGGCCAGCTGCTGGTGTCCTTAGCAGGCGTCTCCTACTTCCACCTCAACGCCATCAGCTTGGCTTCCGTGTCCCTGGCATTCGTGTGCGCGCTCTTCCTGCCCATGCCCCAGAGGAGCATGTTCTTCCACAGGAAAGATgcccctgagcctgtgccagggcctggcaAAGAGCTGCCTGTGGCCACTGCCCCcaggccccagagctgccaagaGGAAAGGAGCCCtgatgctgctgccagggccctgagcccccagcgccaggctggcagtgccgGGCCCCACAGGCACCTGCTGAgcgtgctgctgcagctgggcagggacctGAGGCACTGCTACGGCTCCCGCAAGCTCCTCTGCTGGTCCCTGTGGTGGGCGCTGGCCACGGCCGGCTTCAACCAGGTGGTGAATTATGTCCAGGTGCTGTGGGACTTCCGAGCCCCCTCGCACAGCTCCGCAGTGTACAACGGAGCTGTGGAAGCCATAGCAACTTTCTTGG GTTCGGCAACATCCATGGCAGTTGGATATGTCAAAATAAACTGGGATGTCTCTGGAGAACTGGCTTTGGGAATTTTCTCTGCACTGGATAGTGGTTCTCTGCTTCTTATGCACTTCACTGACAACATCTGGGCATGTTATGCTGGTTACCTAGCATTTAAAGCTTGCTATATGCTCCTCATAACAATAGCCAC GTTTCAGATTGCTGTCAACCTCAGCATGGAGCGCTATGCTTTGATGTTTGGCTTCAACAACTTTGTTGCACTGGTGATTCAGACGATTTTAACTGTTGTTGTAGTAGATTCATGCGGTCTGGGACTGGATATCAGCACTCAG TTTCTCATTTATGGCAGCTACTTCACAGTCATAACTGCAATTTTCCTGATCAGAAGCATGTACACCATAATTTCCATCAAATGCAGAAATACAAGTGTGGCTGCTGAAAGCACTGCCCCTTAA
- the LOC129124477 gene encoding thiamine transporter 2-like isoform X2, with protein sequence MGCWKQEKISTWAFPTLILCLYGFFYMMKPSEPFLTPYLTGPDKNLTTDEVTNQIFPVWTYSYLALLFPVFLLTDYVRYKPVVLLQGISLIVTWLLLLFAHGVVAMQLVEFFYGMVTATEVAYYAYIYSVVSSQHYQRVTSYCRSVTLVAATVAAVLGQLLVSLAGVSYFHLNAISLASVSLAFVCALFLPMPQRSMFFHRKDAPEPVPGPGKELPVATAPRPQSCQEERSPDAAARALSPQRQAGSAGPHRHLLSVLLQLGRDLRHCYGSRKLLCWSLWWALATAGFNQVVNYVQVLWDFRAPSHSSAVYNGAVEAIATFLSSVTSFLVQYMQINWDHFGELALGIFSAIDAGCLFLMHFSSSIWACYAGYLIFKACYVLLLTIATFQIAVSLSMERYALMFGFNNFIALLIQTILTIVVVDSRGLGLDIVTQFLIYGSYFAVIHGIFMIRSICVLISCKCQRKIVRSCTEQLNQAEHESREQIVTSCMTRL encoded by the exons ATGGGCTGCTGGAAGCAAGAGAAAATCAGCACCTGGGCTTTTCCCACCCTGATCCTGTGCCTCTATGGATTCTTCTACATGATGAAACCATCAGAACCTTTCCTAACACCCTATCTAACAGGACCAGATAAAAACCTGACCACAGATGAG GTTACCAACCAGATTTTTCCAGTCTGGACATACTCCTACCTGGCTCTCCTTTTCCCAGTGTTCCTGCTCACAGACTACGTGCGCTACAAGCCCGTTGTCCTCCTGCAGGGCATCAGCCTCATCGTCacgtggctcctgctgctctttgcacATGGAGTGGTGGCCATGCAGCTGGTGGAATTCTTCTATGGCATGGTCACAGCCACCGAGGTGGCCTATTACGCCTACATCTACAGCGTGGTCAGCAGCCAACACTACCAGAGGGTCACCAGCTACTGCAGGAGCGTCACTCTGGTGGCAGCCACCGTGGCCGCCGTGCTGGGCCAGCTGCTGGTGTCCTTAGCAGGCGTCTCCTACTTCCACCTCAACGCCATCAGCTTGGCTTCCGTGTCCCTGGCATTCGTGTGCGCGCTCTTCCTGCCCATGCCCCAGAGGAGCATGTTCTTCCACAGGAAAGATgcccctgagcctgtgccagggcctggcaAAGAGCTGCCTGTGGCCACTGCCCCcaggccccagagctgccaagaGGAAAGGAGCCCtgatgctgctgccagggccctgagcccccagcgccaggctggcagtgccgGGCCCCACAGGCACCTGCTGAgcgtgctgctgcagctgggcagggacctGAGGCACTGCTACGGCTCCCGCAAGCTCCTCTGCTGGTCCCTGTGGTGGGCTCTGGCCACGGCCGGCTTCAACCAGGTGGTGAATTACGTCCAGGTGCTGTGGGACTTCCGAGCCCCCTCGCACAGCTCCGCAGTGTACAACGGAGCTGTGGAAGCCATAGCAACTTTTCTGA gcTCAGTAACATCTTTCCTAGTACAATATATGCAGATTAACTGGGACCATTTTGGAGAACTGGCTTTAGGGATCTTCTCTGCAATAGATGCTGGTTGTCTGTTTCTCATGCACTTCTCTAGCAGCATCTGGGCATGTTATGCTGGATATCTCATTTTCAAGGCATGCTATGTGCTCCTCCTGACAATAGCAAC GTTCCAGATCGCCGTCAGTCTGAGCATGGAGCGCTATGCCCTGATGTTTGGATTCAACAACTTCATTGCCCTGCTGATCCAGACCATTCTCACAATAGTTGTTGTAGATTCAAGAGGCCTGGGACTGGACATAGTGACTCAA tttTTAATTTACGGCAGCTACTTCGCAGTCATACATGGGATTTTCATGATCAGAAGCATTTGTGTGCTCATCTCATGCAAATGCCAAAGGAAAATAGTGAGATcttgcacagagcagctgaaccAGGCTGAGCATGAGTCAAGAGAGCAGATTGTCACAAGCTGCATGACACGGCTATAG
- the LOC129124477 gene encoding thiamine transporter 2-like isoform X1 produces the protein MGSVIILTNSILSFAAEAMGCWKQEKISTWAFPTLILCLYGFFYMMKPSEPFLTPYLTGPDKNLTTDEVTNQIFPVWTYSYLALLFPVFLLTDYVRYKPVVLLQGISLIVTWLLLLFAHGVVAMQLVEFFYGMVTATEVAYYAYIYSVVSSQHYQRVTSYCRSVTLVAATVAAVLGQLLVSLAGVSYFHLNAISLASVSLAFVCALFLPMPQRSMFFHRKDAPEPVPGPGKELPVATAPRPQSCQEERSPDAAARALSPQRQAGSAGPHRHLLSVLLQLGRDLRHCYGSRKLLCWSLWWALATAGFNQVVNYVQVLWDFRAPSHSSAVYNGAVEAIATFLSSVTSFLVQYMQINWDHFGELALGIFSAIDAGCLFLMHFSSSIWACYAGYLIFKACYVLLLTIATFQIAVSLSMERYALMFGFNNFIALLIQTILTIVVVDSRGLGLDIVTQFLIYGSYFAVIHGIFMIRSICVLISCKCQRKIVRSCTEQLNQAEHESREQIVTSCMTRL, from the exons ATGGGCAGTGTCATTATTCTAACAAATTCTATCCTCAGCTTTGCTGCAGAGGCCATGGGCTGCTGGAAGCAAGAGAAAATCAGCACCTGGGCTTTTCCCACCCTGATCCTGTGCCTCTATGGATTCTTCTACATGATGAAACCATCAGAACCTTTCCTAACACCCTATCTAACAGGACCAGATAAAAACCTGACCACAGATGAG GTTACCAACCAGATTTTTCCAGTCTGGACATACTCCTACCTGGCTCTCCTTTTCCCAGTGTTCCTGCTCACAGACTACGTGCGCTACAAGCCCGTTGTCCTCCTGCAGGGCATCAGCCTCATCGTCacgtggctcctgctgctctttgcacATGGAGTGGTGGCCATGCAGCTGGTGGAATTCTTCTATGGCATGGTCACAGCCACCGAGGTGGCCTATTACGCCTACATCTACAGCGTGGTCAGCAGCCAACACTACCAGAGGGTCACCAGCTACTGCAGGAGCGTCACTCTGGTGGCAGCCACCGTGGCCGCCGTGCTGGGCCAGCTGCTGGTGTCCTTAGCAGGCGTCTCCTACTTCCACCTCAACGCCATCAGCTTGGCTTCCGTGTCCCTGGCATTCGTGTGCGCGCTCTTCCTGCCCATGCCCCAGAGGAGCATGTTCTTCCACAGGAAAGATgcccctgagcctgtgccagggcctggcaAAGAGCTGCCTGTGGCCACTGCCCCcaggccccagagctgccaagaGGAAAGGAGCCCtgatgctgctgccagggccctgagcccccagcgccaggctggcagtgccgGGCCCCACAGGCACCTGCTGAgcgtgctgctgcagctgggcagggacctGAGGCACTGCTACGGCTCCCGCAAGCTCCTCTGCTGGTCCCTGTGGTGGGCTCTGGCCACGGCCGGCTTCAACCAGGTGGTGAATTACGTCCAGGTGCTGTGGGACTTCCGAGCCCCCTCGCACAGCTCCGCAGTGTACAACGGAGCTGTGGAAGCCATAGCAACTTTTCTGA gcTCAGTAACATCTTTCCTAGTACAATATATGCAGATTAACTGGGACCATTTTGGAGAACTGGCTTTAGGGATCTTCTCTGCAATAGATGCTGGTTGTCTGTTTCTCATGCACTTCTCTAGCAGCATCTGGGCATGTTATGCTGGATATCTCATTTTCAAGGCATGCTATGTGCTCCTCCTGACAATAGCAAC GTTCCAGATCGCCGTCAGTCTGAGCATGGAGCGCTATGCCCTGATGTTTGGATTCAACAACTTCATTGCCCTGCTGATCCAGACCATTCTCACAATAGTTGTTGTAGATTCAAGAGGCCTGGGACTGGACATAGTGACTCAA tttTTAATTTACGGCAGCTACTTCGCAGTCATACATGGGATTTTCATGATCAGAAGCATTTGTGTGCTCATCTCATGCAAATGCCAAAGGAAAATAGTGAGATcttgcacagagcagctgaaccAGGCTGAGCATGAGTCAAGAGAGCAGATTGTCACAAGCTGCATGACACGGCTATAG
- the LOC129124477 gene encoding thiamine transporter 2-like isoform X3: MGCWKQEKISTWAFPTLILCLYGFFYMMKPSEPFLTPYLTGPDKNLTTDEVTNQIFPVWTYSYLALLFPVFLLTDYVRYKPVVLLQGISLIVTWLLLLFAHGVVAMQLVEFFYGMVTATEVAYYAYIYSVVSSQHYQRVTSYCRSVTLVAATVAAVLGQLLVSLAGVSYFHLNAISLASVSLAFVCALFLPMPQRSMFFHRKDAPEPVPGPGKELPVATAPRPQSCQEERSPDAAARALSPQRQAGSAGPHRHLLSVLLQLGRDLRHCYGSRKLLCWSLWWALATAGFNQVVNYVQVLWDFRAPSHSSAVYNGAVEAIATFLSSVTSFLVQYMQINWDHFGELALGIFSAIDAGCLFLMHFSSSIWACYAGYLIFKACYVLLLTIATESNEANKQMKHHFLCP, translated from the exons ATGGGCTGCTGGAAGCAAGAGAAAATCAGCACCTGGGCTTTTCCCACCCTGATCCTGTGCCTCTATGGATTCTTCTACATGATGAAACCATCAGAACCTTTCCTAACACCCTATCTAACAGGACCAGATAAAAACCTGACCACAGATGAG GTTACCAACCAGATTTTTCCAGTCTGGACATACTCCTACCTGGCTCTCCTTTTCCCAGTGTTCCTGCTCACAGACTACGTGCGCTACAAGCCCGTTGTCCTCCTGCAGGGCATCAGCCTCATCGTCacgtggctcctgctgctctttgcacATGGAGTGGTGGCCATGCAGCTGGTGGAATTCTTCTATGGCATGGTCACAGCCACCGAGGTGGCCTATTACGCCTACATCTACAGCGTGGTCAGCAGCCAACACTACCAGAGGGTCACCAGCTACTGCAGGAGCGTCACTCTGGTGGCAGCCACCGTGGCCGCCGTGCTGGGCCAGCTGCTGGTGTCCTTAGCAGGCGTCTCCTACTTCCACCTCAACGCCATCAGCTTGGCTTCCGTGTCCCTGGCATTCGTGTGCGCGCTCTTCCTGCCCATGCCCCAGAGGAGCATGTTCTTCCACAGGAAAGATgcccctgagcctgtgccagggcctggcaAAGAGCTGCCTGTGGCCACTGCCCCcaggccccagagctgccaagaGGAAAGGAGCCCtgatgctgctgccagggccctgagcccccagcgccaggctggcagtgccgGGCCCCACAGGCACCTGCTGAgcgtgctgctgcagctgggcagggacctGAGGCACTGCTACGGCTCCCGCAAGCTCCTCTGCTGGTCCCTGTGGTGGGCTCTGGCCACGGCCGGCTTCAACCAGGTGGTGAATTACGTCCAGGTGCTGTGGGACTTCCGAGCCCCCTCGCACAGCTCCGCAGTGTACAACGGAGCTGTGGAAGCCATAGCAACTTTTCTGA gcTCAGTAACATCTTTCCTAGTACAATATATGCAGATTAACTGGGACCATTTTGGAGAACTGGCTTTAGGGATCTTCTCTGCAATAGATGCTGGTTGTCTGTTTCTCATGCACTTCTCTAGCAGCATCTGGGCATGTTATGCTGGATATCTCATTTTCAAGGCATGCTATGTGCTCCTCCTGACAATAGCAAC agaaagcaatgaagcaaacaaacaaatgaagcACCATTTCCTCTGTCCTTGA
- the CCL20 gene encoding C-C motif chemokine 20 → MTGCSSKSMVLVSLLGLLALLLCGTSEAQSNQDCCLSYTKVRLPKWALKGYTEQLPSEVCDIPAIIFHTASGLNACVNPKEGWVKKHLLFLSHRLRRMSA, encoded by the exons atgactggctgcagcagcaagagcatGGTCCTGGtctccctgctggggctcctggcGCTGCTCCTGTGCGGCACCTCGGAAG CACAAAGTAACCAGGACTGCTGCCTGTCCTACACCAAAGTGCGTCTGCCTAAGTGGGCCCTGAAGGGTTACACGGAACAGCTCCCCAGCGAGGTCTGCGACATCCCTGCCATCAT TTTCCACACTGCCAGTGGGCTGAATGCCTGTGTAAATCCTAAGGAAGGCTGGGTGAAGAAACATCTCCTTTTCCTGAG CCACAGGCTCAGGAGGATGTCAGCCTGA